In a genomic window of Micromonospora cremea:
- a CDS encoding TetR/AcrR family transcriptional regulator C-terminal domain-containing protein has translation MPRPRQPRLTRQLIVETATAVIDAEGLPAFSTRRLAAELGVRGPSLYNHFATKDEILDAVADTVTAAVDTSGFASRDWAAALRDWAWSYRRALTAHPNIVPYLAQGPGRRPAALAMADAVYGGLVRAGWPPARATHIGAALRYFVAGSALGSFARGFVEDPELYAAHYPHLRQAHRLAEHQQSVDEGAFALGLDALLHGLAAEYARTVGPVESARPSG, from the coding sequence GTGCCCCGACCACGCCAGCCCCGGCTCACCCGGCAGCTCATCGTCGAGACCGCCACCGCGGTGATCGACGCCGAGGGCCTGCCGGCGTTCTCCACCCGCCGGCTCGCCGCCGAGCTGGGCGTGCGCGGTCCCTCGCTCTACAACCACTTCGCCACCAAGGACGAGATCCTGGACGCGGTCGCCGACACGGTCACCGCCGCCGTCGACACCAGTGGCTTCGCCAGCCGGGACTGGGCCGCCGCGCTGCGCGACTGGGCCTGGTCGTACCGGCGGGCGCTCACCGCGCACCCGAACATCGTGCCGTACCTGGCCCAGGGACCCGGGCGGCGGCCGGCCGCGCTGGCCATGGCCGACGCGGTCTACGGCGGGCTGGTGCGCGCCGGTTGGCCGCCGGCCCGGGCCACCCACATCGGCGCGGCGCTGCGCTACTTCGTGGCCGGGTCGGCGCTCGGGTCGTTCGCCCGCGGCTTCGTCGAGGATCCCGAGCTGTACGCCGCGCACTACCCGCACCTGCGCCAGGCGCACCGGCTCGCCGAGCACCAGCAGAGCGTGGACGAGGGCGCGTTCGCCCTCGGCCTGGACGCCCTGCTGCACGGCCTGGCCGCCGAGTACGCCCGCACCGTCGGCCCGGTGGAGTCCGCCCGGCCCAGCGGGTAG
- a CDS encoding aldehyde dehydrogenase family protein — translation MDLAAAPSQLLPDALRLRRHLHIAGEWTESTASEVIGVETPSTGELIGQVPAGAPADVDRAVAAARAALPGWSAATPAERSVCLDRLHIALAARADDLARTIAVELGAPLKLATRVQVGLPLTVLRDHVALAARPPVEESIGNSLVVREPIGVVGAITPWNYPLHQVMAKLAPALAAGCTVVLKPSELTPLTAYLLFDAVTEAGLPPGVLNLVPGTGPVVGEALAGHPDVDLVSFTGSTATGARIMRLAADRIARVALELGGKSANVILPDADLATAVKVGVGNALLNSGQTCTAWTRMLVHRDRYAEALDLIATAVAGYRLGDPFDPATRLGPLVSAVQAERVRGHVDRALADGARLVAGGPDAPVPAQGHFVAPTVFADVHPDSALAQQEVFGPVLAVIPFADTDEAVAIANNSKYGLAGAVWSADTDAALAVARRLRTGAVDINGAPFNPLAPFGGYKQSGLGRELGVHGLAEFCELKAIQR, via the coding sequence ATGGACCTCGCCGCCGCGCCGTCGCAGCTGCTGCCCGACGCCCTGCGCCTCCGGCGCCACCTGCACATCGCCGGCGAGTGGACCGAGTCCACCGCCAGCGAGGTGATCGGAGTGGAGACCCCGAGCACCGGCGAGCTGATCGGGCAGGTGCCGGCCGGCGCTCCAGCCGATGTGGACCGGGCCGTGGCCGCGGCCCGCGCCGCCCTCCCCGGTTGGTCGGCCGCGACCCCCGCCGAACGCTCCGTGTGCCTCGACCGGCTACACATCGCGCTCGCCGCGCGTGCCGACGACCTCGCCCGCACCATCGCCGTGGAGTTGGGCGCCCCGCTCAAGCTCGCCACCCGGGTGCAGGTCGGGTTGCCGCTGACCGTGCTGCGCGACCACGTCGCGCTCGCCGCCCGACCACCGGTCGAGGAGAGCATCGGCAACTCCCTCGTCGTCCGCGAGCCGATCGGCGTCGTCGGGGCCATCACCCCGTGGAACTACCCGCTGCACCAGGTGATGGCGAAGCTGGCGCCCGCGCTGGCCGCCGGCTGCACGGTGGTGCTCAAGCCCAGCGAGCTGACCCCGCTGACCGCGTACCTGCTCTTCGACGCGGTCACCGAGGCCGGGCTGCCGCCGGGTGTGCTCAACCTGGTCCCCGGCACCGGCCCGGTGGTCGGCGAGGCGCTCGCCGGGCACCCCGACGTCGACCTGGTCTCGTTCACCGGCTCCACCGCCACCGGCGCGCGGATCATGCGGCTCGCTGCCGACCGGATCGCCCGCGTCGCGCTGGAGCTGGGCGGCAAGTCCGCCAACGTGATCCTCCCCGACGCCGACCTGGCCACCGCGGTCAAGGTCGGCGTCGGAAACGCCCTGCTCAACTCCGGCCAGACCTGCACCGCGTGGACCCGGATGCTGGTGCACCGCGACCGGTACGCGGAGGCGCTCGACCTGATCGCCACGGCGGTGGCCGGCTACCGCCTCGGCGACCCGTTCGACCCGGCCACCCGGCTCGGCCCCCTGGTCTCCGCCGTCCAGGCCGAGCGGGTCCGCGGCCACGTCGACCGGGCTCTCGCCGACGGCGCCCGGCTGGTCGCCGGTGGCCCGGACGCCCCGGTGCCGGCCCAGGGCCACTTCGTCGCCCCGACCGTCTTCGCCGACGTGCACCCCGACAGCGCGCTCGCCCAGCAGGAGGTCTTCGGTCCGGTGCTCGCCGTCATCCCGTTCGCCGACACCGACGAGGCGGTGGCCATCGCCAACAACTCGAAGTACGGGCTGGCCGGCGCGGTGTGGTCCGCCGACACCGACGCGGCGCTCGCGGTGGCCCGGCGGCTGCGTACCGGCGCCGTCGACATCAACGGCGCCCCGTTCAACCCACTCGCCCCGTTCGGCGGCTACAAGCAGTCCGGCCTCGGCCGGGAGCTGGGCGTGCACGGGCTGGCCGAGTTCTGCGAGCTGAAGGCGATCCAGCGATGA
- a CDS encoding alcohol dehydrogenase catalytic domain-containing protein — protein sequence MSGPDPAVAAPVTVRALVARGVGADLRVEQVRLPAPGPGDLRVTIRAAGICHSDLSMVNGTLAARFPLVLGHEATGVVAEAGVGCRLTVGTPVVLNWAPACRTCWWCQHDEPWLCAANTAPTVARGETDDGTSLHLTLGLGALAEAVVVPESAVIPIPAGLPPERAALLGCAVLTGAGAVRNTARVAAGESVAVIGLGGVGLAVLTAARRAGATPILAVDVAEAKRDLALAAGATEFLLSDDRLSKEVRARTEGRGVDNAFECVGRATTIRAAWRLTRRGGAVTVVGMGSRDDMVSLAALDIFHSARTLRSSVYGSSDPDREVPELARAALDGTLDLSPLVSGVVTLDEAPAAFDRLARGEGARWVVSFPD from the coding sequence ATGAGCGGCCCCGATCCGGCCGTGGCCGCGCCGGTCACCGTCCGCGCGCTGGTCGCGCGCGGGGTCGGCGCCGACCTGCGGGTGGAACAGGTACGCCTGCCCGCGCCCGGCCCCGGCGATCTGCGGGTGACGATCCGGGCCGCCGGCATCTGCCACTCCGACCTGTCCATGGTGAACGGCACCCTCGCCGCGAGGTTCCCGCTGGTGCTCGGGCACGAGGCGACCGGCGTGGTGGCCGAGGCGGGGGTCGGCTGCCGGCTGACAGTAGGCACCCCGGTGGTGCTCAACTGGGCGCCGGCCTGCCGGACCTGCTGGTGGTGCCAGCACGACGAGCCCTGGCTCTGCGCCGCCAACACCGCACCGACCGTCGCACGCGGCGAGACCGACGACGGCACCTCGCTGCACCTCACCCTCGGCCTCGGCGCGCTCGCCGAGGCGGTGGTGGTGCCCGAGAGCGCCGTCATCCCGATCCCCGCCGGGCTGCCCCCCGAGCGGGCCGCCCTGCTCGGCTGCGCGGTGCTCACCGGCGCCGGCGCGGTCCGCAACACCGCCCGGGTGGCCGCCGGCGAGTCCGTGGCGGTGATCGGGCTCGGCGGGGTCGGGCTCGCCGTGCTCACCGCGGCCCGCCGGGCCGGCGCCACGCCGATCCTCGCCGTCGACGTCGCCGAGGCGAAGCGGGATCTGGCGCTCGCCGCCGGCGCCACCGAATTCCTGCTCTCCGACGACCGGCTCTCCAAGGAGGTACGGGCGCGCACCGAGGGCCGGGGCGTCGACAACGCCTTCGAGTGCGTCGGTCGCGCCACCACCATCCGGGCAGCCTGGCGGCTCACCCGGCGCGGGGGAGCGGTGACCGTGGTCGGCATGGGCAGCAGGGACGACATGGTCAGCCTCGCCGCGCTGGACATCTTCCACTCCGCCCGTACGCTGCGCTCCTCGGTGTACGGCTCGTCCGACCCGGACCGCGAGGTGCCCGAGCTGGCCCGGGCCGCGCTCGACGGCACGCTCGACCTGTCACCGCTGGTCAGCGGGGTGGTCACCCTCGACGAGGCGCCGGCCGCGTTCGACCGGCTGGCCCGAGGCGAGGGCGCCCGCTGGGTGGTCAGCTTCCCGGACTGA
- a CDS encoding TetR/AcrR family transcriptional regulator C-terminal domain-containing protein, translated as MTGSEPPYRRIAAEIRRRVDLGELRPGDAVPSARQLTREHGVAIATATKVLALLRDEGLVLTRPGAGTVVAPARAAVPQAPRSADGAEPELTRERLLRTAIARADEGGLAAVSMRQIAAELGVSTMSLYRHVRGRDELILAMADTVLANAPLPAVPPAGWRARLELLARAQWATYRRHRWLPHVISIARPQVLPHAMAHTEWGLRATAGVGLDRHVRWHVAIALMAYVRGIATNLEMRAQSEQDTGLTDDEWVDRQVTTFQHVIASGGYSTMAALTDEGDLDLDLESVFEFGLRRLLDGYAALIEQRPPADPQLSPGS; from the coding sequence ATGACCGGTTCCGAACCGCCGTACCGGCGGATCGCCGCGGAGATCCGCCGCCGGGTCGACCTCGGGGAGCTGCGTCCCGGTGATGCGGTGCCGTCGGCCCGGCAGCTCACCCGCGAGCACGGGGTGGCCATCGCCACCGCCACCAAGGTCCTCGCGCTGCTGCGCGACGAGGGGTTGGTGCTGACCCGACCCGGGGCGGGCACCGTGGTGGCCCCGGCCCGCGCGGCGGTGCCGCAGGCGCCCCGAAGCGCCGACGGCGCGGAGCCGGAGCTGACCCGGGAGCGGCTGCTCCGGACGGCGATCGCCCGGGCCGACGAGGGCGGCCTGGCAGCCGTGTCGATGCGGCAGATCGCCGCCGAGCTGGGAGTGTCCACGATGTCGCTCTACCGGCACGTGCGCGGCCGGGACGAGCTGATCCTGGCCATGGCGGACACGGTCCTGGCCAACGCGCCACTGCCGGCCGTTCCACCGGCCGGTTGGCGGGCCCGGCTGGAGCTGCTCGCCCGAGCGCAGTGGGCAACCTACCGGCGGCACCGCTGGCTGCCGCATGTCATCTCGATCGCCCGTCCGCAGGTGCTGCCCCATGCCATGGCGCACACCGAGTGGGGCCTGCGGGCCACCGCCGGCGTGGGCCTCGACCGGCACGTGCGCTGGCACGTCGCCATCGCTCTGATGGCGTACGTGCGTGGCATCGCGACGAACCTGGAGATGCGGGCGCAGTCGGAGCAGGACACCGGCCTCACCGACGACGAGTGGGTGGACCGGCAGGTGACCACGTTCCAGCACGTGATCGCGAGCGGCGGCTACTCCACCATGGCCGCGCTCACCGACGAGGGTGACCTGGACCTCGACCTGGAGAGCGTCTTCGAGTTCGGCCTGCGGCGGCTCCTCGACGGCTACGCCGCGCTGATCGAGCAGCGGCCGCCGGCCGACCCTCAACTCAGTCCGGGAAGCTGA
- a CDS encoding FAD-dependent monooxygenase, translated as MDNRTVLISGAGVAGPALAFWLRRHGFAVTVVERATGLRPGGQAVDVRGTARAIVDRMGLTARIRAECVREQGMAYVDARGRTRCRMPVHAFDGEGIVADIEIERGDLARLLYEETRADVEYVFDDSIETLTQTGDGVRVTFARSAPRTVDLVVGADGSHSRTRALAFGPESAYVRPLGAYLAYFTTPYRNETGWFELHNAPGGRVVGTRPTRHGATSALFSFVSPPLDLDRRDRDAQQRLLAERFADVGWRAGELLAAMPDAPDFYFDRYGQVKMDAWSAGRVALLGDAAWCPSPLTGQGTSLSLVGAYVLAGELAAAPGDHVVAYRRYEETLRAHVERGQEIPGGGISGFLPATRTAIRLRDAAMRAMTSRPLRGLTAKLVFSQADGLTLPEYAVAA; from the coding sequence ATGGACAACAGGACCGTACTCATCTCCGGCGCCGGTGTGGCCGGCCCCGCGCTGGCCTTCTGGCTGCGCCGGCACGGCTTCGCCGTCACCGTCGTGGAGCGGGCGACCGGGCTCCGCCCCGGCGGGCAGGCGGTGGACGTGCGGGGGACCGCCCGGGCGATCGTCGACCGGATGGGGCTCACCGCCCGGATCCGGGCCGAGTGCGTCCGGGAGCAGGGCATGGCGTACGTCGATGCCCGGGGTCGGACGCGCTGCCGGATGCCGGTGCACGCCTTCGACGGCGAGGGCATCGTCGCCGACATCGAGATCGAGCGCGGCGACCTGGCCCGCCTGCTGTACGAGGAGACCCGCGCCGACGTGGAGTACGTCTTCGACGACTCGATCGAGACGCTCACCCAGACCGGGGACGGGGTGCGGGTCACCTTCGCGCGGTCCGCCCCGCGCACGGTGGATCTGGTGGTGGGGGCCGACGGCTCGCACTCGCGGACCCGGGCGCTGGCCTTCGGCCCCGAGTCGGCGTACGTCCGGCCGCTCGGGGCGTACCTGGCCTACTTCACGACCCCGTACCGGAACGAGACCGGCTGGTTCGAGCTGCACAACGCCCCGGGTGGTCGGGTGGTGGGCACCCGCCCGACCCGGCACGGCGCAACCAGCGCCCTGTTCAGCTTCGTCTCCCCGCCGCTCGACCTGGACCGCCGGGACCGGGACGCCCAGCAGCGGCTCCTCGCCGAGCGTTTCGCCGACGTCGGCTGGCGGGCCGGGGAGCTGCTGGCCGCGATGCCCGACGCCCCGGACTTCTACTTCGACCGGTACGGGCAGGTGAAGATGGACGCCTGGAGCGCCGGGCGGGTGGCGCTGCTCGGCGACGCCGCCTGGTGCCCGTCCCCCCTGACCGGGCAGGGAACCAGCCTGTCCCTGGTCGGGGCGTACGTGCTCGCCGGTGAGCTGGCGGCGGCCCCGGGTGACCACGTCGTCGCGTACCGGCGCTACGAGGAGACGCTGCGGGCGCACGTGGAGCGCGGCCAGGAGATACCGGGCGGAGGCATCTCCGGCTTCCTGCCGGCGACCCGGACCGCGATCCGCCTGCGCGACGCGGCCATGCGCGCGATGACCTCCCGCCCGTTGCGGGGGCTCACCGCAAAGCTCGTCTTCAGCCAGGCCGACGGGTTGACCCTGCCGGAGTACGCCGTCGCCGCGTGA
- a CDS encoding SPFH domain-containing protein → MPVGFTMAIVFAVALAVCAVLALVAPRSAVKRTAALAALGCLAVTLLIGVASSAHSVPIRSVGIVTSFGKPTGEVTGSGLKWVAPWQKVGEWDAGRQKYDHIGGNNCVRVRTGTLADACVEVLIEWQVKPENAPKQFMDYKGDFTSFRGQRVGVQLDSAVNDAFAAYNPLEKIDAQTGDLNVDLKPFATNIKTSADSRLGADVDILSVTITRVNHDEKTEGNIRAFQDKLAQTRNLEQDRKNAEISKQITETNAKVDKVTRCLEIAEKNGANPGLCINPGIVTGK, encoded by the coding sequence ATGCCTGTCGGCTTCACCATGGCGATCGTCTTCGCCGTCGCCCTGGCGGTCTGCGCCGTCCTGGCGCTCGTCGCCCCGAGAAGCGCGGTGAAGCGGACGGCCGCCCTCGCGGCGCTCGGCTGCCTCGCCGTCACGCTGCTGATCGGCGTCGCCTCCAGCGCCCACTCCGTGCCGATCCGCTCGGTCGGCATCGTCACCAGCTTCGGCAAGCCCACCGGTGAGGTGACCGGCTCGGGCCTGAAGTGGGTGGCGCCCTGGCAGAAGGTCGGCGAGTGGGACGCGGGCCGGCAGAAGTACGACCACATCGGCGGCAACAACTGCGTGCGGGTCCGCACCGGCACACTCGCCGACGCCTGCGTCGAGGTGCTCATCGAGTGGCAGGTTAAACCGGAGAACGCGCCGAAGCAGTTCATGGACTACAAGGGAGACTTCACCAGCTTCCGGGGCCAGCGGGTGGGCGTGCAGCTCGACAGCGCGGTCAACGACGCGTTCGCCGCGTACAACCCGCTGGAGAAGATCGACGCCCAGACCGGCGACCTCAACGTCGATTTGAAGCCGTTCGCAACGAACATCAAGACCAGCGCGGACAGCCGGCTCGGCGCCGACGTCGACATCCTCTCGGTGACCATCACCCGGGTGAACCACGACGAGAAGACTGAGGGCAACATCCGGGCCTTCCAGGACAAGCTCGCCCAGACCCGCAACCTGGAGCAGGACCGAAAGAACGCCGAGATCTCCAAGCAGATCACCGAGACCAACGCGAAGGTCGACAAGGTGACCCGCTGCCTGGAGATCGCCGAGAAGAACGGCGCCAACCCGGGGTTGTGCATCAACCCGGGCATCGTCACCGGCAAGTGA
- a CDS encoding ABC transporter ATP-binding protein — MTGQALLSARGLTRDFRGFRAVDDVDLDVAPESVHALVGPNGAGKTTLFNLLTGFLRPSGGRIELAGRDVTGLPPEQVARLGVARSFQITSLFPQLSAREHVALALQSSSGLGWRFWRSAKLMGRYTERADELLAMVGLSELADAPSEALAYGRKRALELAIALALDPKVLLLDEPTAGMGLEDVDRTVELISRVRQGRTVVMVEHNMSVVGRLADTVTVLQAGKVLVEGPYEQVRADERVITAYLGAADAAH, encoded by the coding sequence ATGACCGGGCAAGCGCTCCTGTCGGCCCGTGGGCTGACCCGAGACTTCCGGGGCTTCCGGGCGGTCGACGACGTCGACCTCGACGTCGCGCCGGAGAGTGTGCACGCGCTGGTCGGCCCCAACGGCGCCGGCAAGACCACCCTGTTCAACCTGCTCACCGGCTTTCTGCGGCCCAGCGGCGGGCGGATCGAGCTGGCCGGGCGGGACGTCACCGGACTGCCACCGGAGCAGGTCGCCCGGCTCGGCGTGGCCCGCTCGTTCCAGATCACCAGCCTCTTCCCGCAGCTGTCCGCCCGTGAGCACGTCGCGCTGGCCCTGCAGTCGTCCAGCGGGCTGGGCTGGCGGTTCTGGCGCTCAGCGAAGCTGATGGGCCGTTACACCGAGCGGGCCGACGAGCTGCTGGCCATGGTGGGGCTGTCCGAGCTGGCCGACGCCCCCTCCGAGGCGCTGGCGTACGGCCGCAAGCGTGCCCTGGAGCTGGCCATCGCCCTGGCGTTGGACCCGAAGGTGCTGCTGCTCGACGAGCCGACCGCCGGAATGGGGCTGGAGGACGTCGACCGCACCGTCGAGCTGATCAGCCGGGTCCGCCAGGGCCGGACCGTGGTGATGGTCGAGCACAACATGAGCGTTGTCGGCCGGCTCGCCGACACCGTCACCGTGCTCCAGGCCGGCAAGGTCCTCGTCGAGGGCCCGTACGAGCAGGTCCGCGCGGACGAGCGTGTGATCACCGCCTACCTGGGAGCCGCTGATGCTGCGCATTGA
- a CDS encoding ABC transporter ATP-binding protein → MLRIENLSAWYGEAQVLRDVSLEVAAGEVVTLVGRNGAGKSTLLRCVMGLHSGQRGTVELDGRDVGKLPAHRRARLGLGWVPDDRGSYATLTVTENLTLPPRVGPDPWSLERVYEAFPALYSRRDSAATMLSGGEQQMLALARVLRMGARLLLCDEPTEGLSPLLVQQVGDLLREAKRHGVTVLLVEQNLHFATGVADRHYLLAEGRVAEAMDNSEVRSRERELLAYLGI, encoded by the coding sequence ATGCTGCGCATTGAGAACCTGTCCGCCTGGTACGGCGAGGCGCAGGTGCTGCGGGACGTCAGCCTGGAGGTCGCCGCCGGTGAGGTGGTGACCCTGGTGGGGCGCAACGGCGCCGGCAAGTCCACCCTGCTGCGCTGCGTGATGGGGCTGCACTCTGGCCAGCGCGGCACGGTCGAGCTGGACGGGCGGGACGTCGGGAAGCTGCCGGCGCACCGGCGGGCCCGGCTCGGGCTGGGCTGGGTGCCCGACGACCGGGGCAGCTACGCCACGCTGACCGTGACCGAGAACCTCACCCTGCCGCCACGGGTCGGCCCCGACCCGTGGTCGCTGGAGCGGGTGTACGAGGCGTTCCCCGCCCTCTACAGCCGGCGCGACTCCGCGGCCACCATGCTCTCCGGCGGTGAGCAGCAGATGCTCGCGCTGGCCCGGGTGCTCCGGATGGGCGCCCGGCTGCTGCTCTGCGACGAGCCCACCGAGGGGCTCTCTCCACTGTTGGTGCAGCAGGTCGGTGACCTGCTGCGGGAAGCCAAGCGGCACGGGGTGACCGTGCTGCTGGTCGAACAGAACCTGCACTTCGCCACCGGCGTCGCCGACCGGCACTACCTGCTGGCCGAAGGACGCGTCGCCGAGGCGATGGACAACTCCGAGGTGCGCTCGCGGGAACGCGAGCTGCTGGCGTACCTCGGAATCTGA
- a CDS encoding ABC transporter substrate-binding protein, whose protein sequence is MRRTVGVAAASAAVVLVAGCGGGGPQSGGDQKLTGDKIVLGVLNDQSGAYSELSGKNSVTAVEMAIADFTAKYGDKAVTKDITVETADHQNKPDVANSKAQEMYDRKGVDLILDVPTSSAALKVADVAKEKKKLYFNIGAATTDLTGKSCNKYTFHYAYDTYMLANGTGKTTTEQVGKNWYILYPNYAFGQDMEKSFSTAITAAGGKVVGKDGAPFPNTSGDFSTFLLKAPTLNPKPDVLGTMQAGAELVNVVKQYNEFKLRDKGVGLAVGLMFLTDIHSLTPAALAGTTYTDAWYWNFDAKNREFADRFQQKAGTRPTFAHAANYSAALQYLEAVQAAGTDDADAVVKGLEGKTVEDVFLRNGKIRAEDHRVVHDAYLAQVKPQSEVTEPWDYVKVLKTIPAAEAFRAPSADCKL, encoded by the coding sequence ATGCGGAGGACGGTGGGTGTGGCTGCGGCGTCGGCCGCGGTGGTGCTGGTCGCCGGTTGCGGCGGCGGTGGACCCCAGTCGGGCGGCGACCAGAAGCTGACCGGCGACAAGATCGTGCTGGGCGTGCTCAACGACCAGTCCGGGGCGTACTCGGAGTTGTCCGGAAAGAACTCGGTCACGGCGGTGGAGATGGCCATCGCCGACTTCACCGCCAAGTACGGCGACAAGGCGGTGACCAAGGACATCACCGTGGAGACCGCCGACCACCAGAACAAGCCGGACGTGGCCAACTCCAAGGCCCAGGAGATGTACGACCGCAAGGGCGTCGACCTGATCCTGGACGTGCCCACCTCGTCGGCGGCGTTGAAGGTCGCCGACGTGGCGAAGGAGAAGAAGAAGCTCTACTTCAACATCGGGGCGGCGACCACCGACCTGACCGGCAAGAGCTGCAACAAGTACACCTTCCACTACGCCTACGACACGTACATGCTGGCCAACGGCACCGGGAAGACCACGACCGAGCAGGTCGGCAAGAACTGGTACATCCTGTACCCGAACTACGCCTTCGGTCAGGACATGGAGAAGAGCTTCTCCACCGCGATCACCGCGGCCGGCGGGAAGGTCGTCGGCAAGGACGGCGCGCCGTTCCCGAACACCAGCGGCGACTTCTCCACCTTCCTGCTCAAGGCGCCGACGCTGAACCCGAAGCCGGACGTGCTCGGCACGATGCAGGCCGGCGCAGAGCTGGTCAACGTGGTGAAGCAGTACAACGAGTTCAAGCTGCGCGACAAGGGCGTCGGCCTGGCGGTGGGGCTGATGTTCCTCACCGACATCCACTCGCTCACCCCGGCCGCGCTGGCCGGCACCACGTACACCGACGCCTGGTACTGGAACTTCGACGCGAAGAACCGGGAGTTCGCAGACCGGTTCCAGCAGAAGGCCGGCACCCGGCCGACCTTCGCGCACGCGGCCAACTACTCCGCCGCGCTGCAGTACCTGGAGGCGGTGCAGGCGGCCGGCACCGACGACGCGGACGCCGTCGTCAAGGGGCTGGAGGGCAAGACGGTCGAGGACGTCTTCCTGCGCAACGGCAAGATCCGCGCCGAGGACCACCGGGTGGTGCACGACGCGTACCTGGCCCAGGTGAAGCCGCAGTCCGAGGTGACCGAGCCGTGGGACTACGTCAAGGTGCTCAAGACAATCCCCGCCGCGGAGGCGTTCCGCGCGCCGTCGGCGGACTGCAAGCTGTGA
- a CDS encoding branched-chain amino acid ABC transporter permease, with protein sequence MSGFAQNTFNGLVSGAFYALLALGLAVIFGMLRVVNFAHGAFYMLGAFGAYVLLTEAGVPFWAALVIMPVGLALLGMALERAVIHRLTRLDPLYNFLLTFGLTLILQDLVKLRYGVQSSPYATPSLLSGTVNFGLFDFPTYRVFILGFAVLLCVAVWWVLTRTRIGMVVRASTERPDLTRAFGIDVGRWVTPVFGFGIGLAGLAGVLAAPMRAVNPLMGADLIIVVFAVVVIGGLGSIFGSVAAGFGIGLVQAWGEAYLSNFPIVSQTIVFIVMAVVLLWRPAGLFGREEAPA encoded by the coding sequence GTGAGCGGATTCGCACAGAACACGTTCAACGGGTTGGTGAGCGGGGCGTTCTACGCCCTGCTCGCCCTCGGGCTCGCGGTCATCTTCGGCATGCTGCGGGTGGTCAACTTCGCCCACGGCGCGTTCTACATGCTCGGCGCGTTCGGCGCGTACGTGCTGCTCACCGAGGCGGGCGTGCCGTTCTGGGCGGCCCTGGTGATCATGCCGGTGGGGCTGGCTCTGCTGGGCATGGCGCTGGAGCGGGCGGTGATCCACCGGTTGACCCGGCTCGACCCGCTCTACAACTTCCTGCTCACCTTCGGCCTGACGCTGATCCTGCAGGACCTGGTGAAGCTGCGGTACGGCGTGCAGTCCAGCCCGTACGCCACCCCGTCGCTGTTGAGCGGGACGGTGAACTTCGGGCTCTTCGACTTCCCGACCTACCGGGTGTTCATCCTCGGCTTCGCGGTGCTGCTCTGCGTCGCGGTGTGGTGGGTGCTCACCCGGACCCGGATCGGCATGGTGGTCCGCGCCTCGACCGAGCGGCCGGACCTGACCCGGGCGTTCGGTATCGACGTCGGACGCTGGGTGACCCCGGTCTTCGGCTTCGGCATCGGGCTGGCCGGGCTGGCCGGCGTGCTGGCCGCGCCGATGCGCGCGGTCAACCCGCTGATGGGCGCCGACCTGATCATCGTGGTCTTCGCGGTGGTGGTGATCGGTGGGCTGGGCTCGATCTTCGGCTCGGTCGCCGCCGGCTTCGGCATCGGCCTGGTCCAGGCGTGGGGCGAGGCGTATCTGTCCAACTTCCCGATCGTGTCGCAGACGATCGTCTTCATCGTGATGGCCGTCGTGCTGCTCTGGCGCCCGGCCGGCCTGTTCGGCCGTGAGGAGGCGCCGGCATGA